The Marivirga tractuosa DSM 4126 genome contains the following window.
TCCACATAATAGTATTTCCAGTGTAATAAGCAGCCGGCTTAAACTCAAATCGGATTTGGTGCTGACCTGCTGGAATCTCTAATGCTCTAAGTACATAATTTGCTTGCAAAATATCGGCTTCTCTACCATCAATATAAGCTTTCCAGCCTTTTGGGTAATAGATTTCTGAAAATAATGCCAGGCCTGTTTGAGCATTATTGGATTGATAGACCAATTCATTTGGAGCATAGCTTTTTAAATCAATATTTCCTTTTGATAAAGTTCCTTGTGTAATATCAAATCGGCTTTGATTGATAACAGCTGTTTGATTTGGATCGATTTGCCCTAAAGTTTCAATTTCCTCATCCGGATTATTTACAGCTTCAATATTTTCTACAAACCATGCATTTCCATAGCTGCTATTATTTTGAATAACTTGTCCTGCTTGATTACCAAATTTGATATACTTAGTATTTAGCATATTGAGTACTCCAAATTCACTTAAATCAGTATCTCCACTTCTTAATTTTTCAATTAGGCCGTTCATTTCTTGTTGAATATGCATACTGATTAAATCTTGATAGCGTCTCATTTTCGCACCATGATAGCCTCCAATACTAGAATGGTAATAAGAGGTTTTTGCTTCATTAAATGGATTCTGTAGGTTTAGAACTCGATAATGGTCATCATCTTGCAATATTTTTTGATCTGCCTCGGTTTTTTGGAAGAAACTTCCTTTTACGTCCTTTTGAAAATTCTCGTCATTTAAATAGCGTTTTCCTACTGGGATAAAATCAATCAATAAAGCAACTATAAATAATCCTATAGCCAGATTTTGTTTTAATTTTCCAGCTTTCCAGAAATACAAAACTCCACCTCCTAAAACAATGAAGAAAAATGAGCGGAATGCGTCAGTTCTAAACATGGAAGCTCTGTGTTCTCTTATTAACTCAACTAACCATGCTTGTTGATCACCTAATTGGGCATCTACAGCTCCTCTAAATCGCATCATAAAGGATGCAACTACCATTAAAAGGCATAGCCCTGCTGAAATTGCTAAAGCTGTTAAAAATTTCTTTTTATTTTCTCTCCAATCAGATTCGATCAATTTTTTAACCCCTAAAAATCCTAATAGAGGCATGGTTAAGAAAGGAATGGCCACTGTCATGGAAACAGATCTGAATTTATTATAGCCAGGGAAATAGTCGAACATAAAGTAATTGAAGGCTTCAAAGTTTTTCCCCCATGACAAAACTATTCCTAAAATGGAGGCTGTAATTAACCACCACTTTTCAGATCCTTTTACGAGAATAGTACCTAAAATGAATAGGAATATGACAATAGCACCCATATAGTATGGGCCGCTCGTGAATGGCTGATCACCCCAATATGTTGGTACGTTCTTTACAAATGATCTCACTTGCCCACTTCCAGCTCCTCTTTGTTTCAAGCCTTCTGCTAAATCGGAGCTCATAGAAACTTCTTCCTGACTCGCACCGCCATAAAAATTAGGGATTAAAAAAGTAAAAGGTTCCCAAATTCCATTACTCCAGGCAAAAGCGTAATCTCTATCCAGTCCTCCAGATGATTCTGTATTCGATGTTAATTCAGCTGGTCCCCTAATGGAGTATTTTCCATATTCATAGGCTGTCCATATTTTACCAATATTTGTACTGACACCTAATAAAACAGCCAAAATCAATACCCCAATTGCTTTAAAGAATTCAGGAAATGTCTTATTTCGAATAGCACTAATCAATTGGAAAAGTCCAAATACTAAAACAATCAACAGTAAATAGTAAGTCACTTGTAAGTGATTAGATCTAATTTCCAAAGCCATTGCAAGTGCAGTTAGGATAAAAGCCCAGAGGTATTGTTTTCTAAAAGCTAGAATGATTCCTCCCAAAACTGCAGGCATCCATGAGATGGCTGCTACTTTCCATATATGTCCTGCTTCAACAGATATGAGGAAAAAAGTATTTAAACCATATACTAAACCACCGCCAAGTGCGAGATAAGGATTTATTCTAAAGACTAATAGAAGAATATAAAAACTAAGCATGGCCACGAAAGTATGACTAGCGGGACTTGGCAGCCACAAGCTTACGGCCTTTTGAATGTAATAAGTTAATTCTCCAGACCACTGTACATTGATCAAATAGGCAGGCATTCCACTGAACATACTATTGGTCCAAAGAGCTTCTTCACCAGTTTCAGCTCTATAATCAACTATTTCTTGATTGGCACCCGCACCTTGCAAAATATCATTTTGATTGAGCCCTTTATTTTCCATGAAAATCGGCCAATACATAATTAGGTTGATGATGATAAATATAACTACAGCAACAATATGGGGAATAGCACTTCTAAAATTCATGTTTCTATGGTTTTTGGAAATACAATAATAGTTATTTCTTATCCCTGTGCCAAGATGAAAGTATTGAAAGCTGTAAAATTACTGTCTATTATTATTGATTTAGAAAATAAAATCTAAATAACTAAATTGTAATCATAATCTAACAACGATAACAATATGAAACCACTTTTTCTAATTCCGATTTTTATTTTTAGCCTAATGTCATGTCAAGCTCAAATTCCTGATAAGGAAGGACAAATTGCAGCTGCTGTTCAAGCCGCACCACCCGAAAAGCAGGAGGGAGCCACTGTTTATGGTTTTGATGAAGATGGCAATAAGGTTTTGTTGCGTGAAGGAACAAATGAACAAATCTGCATAGCTGACGATCCCAATAAAGAAGGTTTTAGCGTTGCCTGTTATCACAAAGATTTGCAACCATTTATGAAGAGAGGAGATGAACTAAGAGCGGAAGGCAAAAGACCGGATGCTATTTTTCAAATTAGAGAGGAAGAAGCAAAATCAGGTAAACTGAAAATGCCTGAAAATCCGACTACATTGCATGTTTTATCAGGAAAACAAGGAAAATACAATCCTGAAACCGGGAAAGTTGAAAATGCCAATTTAAGATATGTGGTTTATATTCCATTTGCCACAGCAGAATCTACAGGCCTGCCAATCAGACCTTTAGTGCCTGGAGGAGCATGGATTATGGATCCTGGAACGCACAGAGCTCATATTATGATTACACCACCGAAAGAATAGTGTGTCATTTATAAAAATCTCTAGATTTGTAAACTTGATAAAGTTTGCTCGAAGTGAGCGGGAAGGAGGACAAAAAGGCGAGGAGGGTGCTGGATTGAAGCGTGGAAGCATCTTTTTGTCTTGACTTTTTGATTCTTTTTTGTCAAGAAAAAAGAATATAGAAGAAGATTTGGAAACGAAAAGCTGAAAATTTAAAAACAGAACCTTTTTAAACGAAAAACCTCATTAGAATTCACAAAAAAAGGTTGAGCTATTCAAAACTCAACCTTTTTCAATTCTTTTAGAATAAAAATCTTAACCTTTAAAAGTCACTTTGTAAATCAAACCAGCTAAATCATCAGAGATTAGCATTTCACCTCTATCATTTAAAATAACATCCACTGGCCTTCCCCAAGCATCTTGTTCGTCCTGATTTAACCAACCATCAATAAATGTGTCATAAGAAGGCTCTCCATCAGTTGTATTGCTCACCATTTGTATTCTATAGCCAATCTTTTCCGAACGATTCCAACTTCCATGCTCAGCTATAAATATTTGGTTTTTATACTTTGCTGGGAATAAATCAGCAGTATAGAATTTGATACCTAAAGGTGCCACATGGGGACCAAGGTTTCTATAAGGCTTTTTAAATTCCTCACAATCTCTCTTATCACCAAATTCAGGGTCTTGAATAGTTCCACCGTGGCAAAAAGGATATCCAAAATGCTGCCCTTTTTCAGTAGCTACATTTAATTCACAAGGAGGAATATTATCCCCCATCATATCTCTTCCGTTATCAGTGAAGAATAAATCCTGAGTTTCTGGGTGCCATGTAAAGCCCACAGTATTTCTTACACCATGAGCATAGACTTCGATGCCAGTTCCATCAGGATTTATGCGAGTGATACTTGCATAAATTGGTTTGTCAGGATTATTGCAAATATTGCAAGGTGCACCAACGGGTACATATAATTTTCCATCAGGGCCAAAAGCAATATATTTCCATCCATGGTGTTTATCGGTTGGGTATTGGTCAAAAATTACCTCATACTCTGGGTTCTCTAAATTATTTTCAATATCAGCAAATTTTAGGATTCGATTTACTTCTGCCACATATAAGTCACCATCTTTAAAAGCTACTCCATTTGGCATATTTAAGCCTTCCGCTAAAATATAATTTTTATCAGCGGTACCATCTCCATCAGTATCTTGAACAGCATACACTTTATCTTCACTTCTGTTACCAACAAATAAAGTCCCGTTTTCAGATAAAGCCATTGAGCGAGCATTTTCAACCTCCGCATAAACAGAAATTTCAAATCCTTCAGGAAGGTTTAAAGTTGAAAGCAAACTGTCTCTAGCAATTTTAGTTGAATCAGAAGTTTGATTTTTTGCTGCTGTTTCAGTTTTCTTTTCCTCTGTACTACCTCCACATGCAATGATTATTGCTGTAGCGATAGTGGGAAATATTAGTTTTAGGTGTTTCATATATTTAGTTTTAGTAATCTTTTTAGTTTTCATAGAAATAGCGTTATTCTAAATCATCAACTTGTAATGTAATCGTTTGTTGAAGATATTTAACCAACCTCTTCATCCTCTCTCATCAATTTCTCCAAAATCTGTGTGGCTGCTTTAGCTATATTGGTTCCAGGACCAAATACAGCACTTACCCCAGCTTCATATAAGAAATCATAATCTTTAGGTGGAATTACGCCACCTGCAATTACCATAATATCTTCTCTGCCAATCCTTTTTAATTCATTGATTAATTTCGGAATCAGCATTTTATGTCCGGCAGCTAAACTTGATGCGCCAACAATATGGACATCATTTTCCGCTGCCTGCATAGCAGATTCTTCAGGGGTTTGGAATAGTGGTCCGATGTCCACATCAAATCCTAAATCCGCAAAACTGGTGGCAATTACTTTGGCGCCTCTGTCGTGACCATCCTGACCCATTTTGGCAATGAGGATTCTAGGTCTTCTGCCTTCCAATTCTGCAAAATCATTAGTCAGTTTTTGTGCTTTTTTAAAGTCATCGCTATTGCCTGCTTCGCCTGAATAAACTCCCTGAATGGAGCGAATAGTGGCTTTATGTCTTCCAAATGATTTTTCCATAGCATCTGAGATTTCACCTAAAGTAGCTCTTTTCCGAGCAGCTTCCACTGCAAATTCTAGTAAATTACCTTTTCCTGATTTAGCGCATTCTGATAAATTATCTAAGGCAGTTTGTACTTCGGAATCATTTCTATCAGCTTTCAACTTTTCAAGTCGCTTAACTTGTGATTTTAGAACTGCGGTATTATCAACCTCACGTAATTCGATATCACTTTCTTCATCAGTTCTATACCGGTTAATACCGACTATTACTTCCCTTCCTGAATCGATTCCAGCTTGTTTTCTGGCAGAAGCTTCTTCAATCCTCATTTTAGGTAGTCCTGATTCAATGGCTTTGGTCATACCGCCCAATTCTTCCACTTCCTCAATCAATTTCCAAGCTTTTTTTACTAGCTGGTCTGTCAAAAACTCTACATAATAAGAACCTCCCCAAGGATCCACAGTCTTGGTGATTTGTGTTTCATTCTGTAGGAATAATTGTGTGTTTCGTGCTATTCGAGCCGAGAAATCTGTTGGTAGGGCAATGGCTTCATCCAATGCGTTAGTATGTAAAGATTGCGTATGTCCAAGGACTGCTGCTTTTGCTTCAATATAAGTTCTGGCCACATTGTTATAAGGGTCTTGCTCAGTTAAGCTATAGCCCGAAGTTTGGCTATGTGTTCTTAATGCTAAAGATTTTGGGTTTTCTGGGTTGAATTGTTTGACAATCTTAGCCCAAAGCAATCTTCCGGCTCTCATTTTAGCAATTTCCATAAAATGATTCATTCCGATTGCCCAGAAAAAGGATAGGCGAGGAGCAAACTTATCAATGGTCAAGCCTGATTTTAATCCAGCTCTAATGTATTCCAATCCATCTGCCAAGGTATAAGCTAATTCCAAATCTGCTGTGGCACCTGCTTCATGCATGTGATAACCACTGATACTAATGGAATTAAATTTTGGCATGTTTTTACTAGTGTATTCGAAAATATCAGAGATAATGCGGACAGATGGGGCAGGAGGGTAGATATAAGTATTCCTCACCATAAACTCCTTCAAAATATCATTTTGAATGGTGCCTGATAATTGTTCAGGTTTCACTCCTTGTTCTTCTGCTGCTACTATATAAAATGCCATGATAGGAATTACAGCGCCATTCATAGTCATAGAAACAGACATTTTATCCAGTGGAATTTGGTCGAATAGCACTTTCATGTCTAAAATGCTATCAATAGCTACACCTGCTTTCCCAACATCTCCTTCAACTCTTGGATGGTCTGAATCATAGCCTCTATGTGTGGCTAAATCAAAAGCAACTGAAAGCCCTTTTTGACCTGCTGCCAAATTCTTTCTGTAAAATGCATTGGACTCCTCAGCCGTGGAAAAACCTGCATATTGGCGAATAGTCCAAGGTCTTTGCACATACATGGTGCTGTATGGACCTCTTAAATAAGGAGCTTTTCCTGCAATAAACCCAATATGTTCAGCGCCTTCAATAGAGGAAGCGTCAATTACAGGAGGAACTACAATGCTTTCAGCTGTTTTCCACTCTGATCTTGAATGTGCTTTACTTTCGGTTTTATCTAAATTTATATTCTTTATTTTTGAAAAATCAGGTTTCATGTGTATTAGTTTATTTCAAAGGTCAAAACTTGTCCCGTATTCATCGGGATGGAATTCGCTACAAATTTTATCCATCATAACTTAATAAACTAAGATGGATAAAATTTATGCTCATTTCATAGTAATTCTATTCCTAAGTCTTTTAATAATCGGTCTAAAAATCTTTTGGTATCCACTTTTCTGTTGATACACCCATATAAGCCAGCTTTTTGCAATTCCGCTTCATTCGGTTCTTGTCCGGCTATCAATAGAATTCCTTTATGTTTAGCAATGTACTTTTCTAAATTTTCAGGAGTTTCGGCATAACATAAAACAGTTATGGCTGCATTCTTATCTAGTTTAATATTCTCCTCTAACTTATCTGTAAATTCTTCAGAGGAGATACCAATTCCAGCTATTCCTAAAAAGCTGTAAGCAAAATCTGATTTAGCTTTGCTGACAGGATCAGTTCCTAATAAAATGATTTGAGCCAGTGGTCTGGCTTCTTCGCCTTTTTCCTCTACCAATTTCTCCACTCTATATCGCATATGCTCAATAGTGGCGGTCAATCTTTTAGATTCTAAGCTTTTTCCACTTTCTTCTGTATCCAAGTAAGCACTGATTTTTTCACCTATCAATTGATAAGTATTG
Protein-coding sequences here:
- a CDS encoding YfhO family protein, which gives rise to MNFRSAIPHIVAVVIFIIINLIMYWPIFMENKGLNQNDILQGAGANQEIVDYRAETGEEALWTNSMFSGMPAYLINVQWSGELTYYIQKAVSLWLPSPASHTFVAMLSFYILLLVFRINPYLALGGGLVYGLNTFFLISVEAGHIWKVAAISWMPAVLGGIILAFRKQYLWAFILTALAMALEIRSNHLQVTYYLLLIVLVFGLFQLISAIRNKTFPEFFKAIGVLILAVLLGVSTNIGKIWTAYEYGKYSIRGPAELTSNTESSGGLDRDYAFAWSNGIWEPFTFLIPNFYGGASQEEVSMSSDLAEGLKQRGAGSGQVRSFVKNVPTYWGDQPFTSGPYYMGAIVIFLFILGTILVKGSEKWWLITASILGIVLSWGKNFEAFNYFMFDYFPGYNKFRSVSMTVAIPFLTMPLLGFLGVKKLIESDWRENKKKFLTALAISAGLCLLMVVASFMMRFRGAVDAQLGDQQAWLVELIREHRASMFRTDAFRSFFFIVLGGGVLYFWKAGKLKQNLAIGLFIVALLIDFIPVGKRYLNDENFQKDVKGSFFQKTEADQKILQDDDHYRVLNLQNPFNEAKTSYYHSSIGGYHGAKMRRYQDLISMHIQQEMNGLIEKLRSGDTDLSEFGVLNMLNTKYIKFGNQAGQVIQNNSSYGNAWFVENIEAVNNPDEEIETLGQIDPNQTAVINQSRFDITQGTLSKGNIDLKSYAPNELVYQSNNAQTGLALFSEIYYPKGWKAYIDGREADILQANYVLRALEIPAGQHQIRFEFKPAAYYTGNTIMWIGSVILIIVVIGGIAYSFISKRSKQEEA
- a CDS encoding PQQ-dependent sugar dehydrogenase; amino-acid sequence: MKHLKLIFPTIATAIIIACGGSTEEKKTETAAKNQTSDSTKIARDSLLSTLNLPEGFEISVYAEVENARSMALSENGTLFVGNRSEDKVYAVQDTDGDGTADKNYILAEGLNMPNGVAFKDGDLYVAEVNRILKFADIENNLENPEYEVIFDQYPTDKHHGWKYIAFGPDGKLYVPVGAPCNICNNPDKPIYASITRINPDGTGIEVYAHGVRNTVGFTWHPETQDLFFTDNGRDMMGDNIPPCELNVATEKGQHFGYPFCHGGTIQDPEFGDKRDCEEFKKPYRNLGPHVAPLGIKFYTADLFPAKYKNQIFIAEHGSWNRSEKIGYRIQMVSNTTDGEPSYDTFIDGWLNQDEQDAWGRPVDVILNDRGEMLISDDLAGLIYKVTFKG
- the scpA gene encoding methylmalonyl-CoA mutase, which encodes MKPDFSKIKNINLDKTESKAHSRSEWKTAESIVVPPVIDASSIEGAEHIGFIAGKAPYLRGPYSTMYVQRPWTIRQYAGFSTAEESNAFYRKNLAAGQKGLSVAFDLATHRGYDSDHPRVEGDVGKAGVAIDSILDMKVLFDQIPLDKMSVSMTMNGAVIPIMAFYIVAAEEQGVKPEQLSGTIQNDILKEFMVRNTYIYPPAPSVRIISDIFEYTSKNMPKFNSISISGYHMHEAGATADLELAYTLADGLEYIRAGLKSGLTIDKFAPRLSFFWAIGMNHFMEIAKMRAGRLLWAKIVKQFNPENPKSLALRTHSQTSGYSLTEQDPYNNVARTYIEAKAAVLGHTQSLHTNALDEAIALPTDFSARIARNTQLFLQNETQITKTVDPWGGSYYVEFLTDQLVKKAWKLIEEVEELGGMTKAIESGLPKMRIEEASARKQAGIDSGREVIVGINRYRTDEESDIELREVDNTAVLKSQVKRLEKLKADRNDSEVQTALDNLSECAKSGKGNLLEFAVEAARKRATLGEISDAMEKSFGRHKATIRSIQGVYSGEAGNSDDFKKAQKLTNDFAELEGRRPRILIAKMGQDGHDRGAKVIATSFADLGFDVDIGPLFQTPEESAMQAAENDVHIVGASSLAAGHKMLIPKLINELKRIGREDIMVIAGGVIPPKDYDFLYEAGVSAVFGPGTNIAKAATQILEKLMREDEEVG